One genomic window of Salvia miltiorrhiza cultivar Shanhuang (shh) chromosome 4, IMPLAD_Smil_shh, whole genome shotgun sequence includes the following:
- the LOC131021707 gene encoding pentatricopeptide repeat-containing protein At1g02060, chloroplastic, translated as MVPFPLNRTKLTANPRPQFQISYSTSHFPPTLKHLFSKPPTAVANEVDAPPQNANPVKSKKARTMSGLINTTPWSAHLEARLSALAPLSQTTFFQTLRRLKTPSKALRFFNWAQDSGFAHNHHSYFMMLEILGRARHLNPARNFLLSIPKKSGNTVPLTDKFFNSLIRSYGDAGLLHESIKVFEAMKSMAVSPSAVTFNSLFLILLKRGRVGKAYQLYDEMLSTFGVKPDSCTFNVLIRGFCKNSMVDEAFRFFREMDKFECEPDLVTYNTILDGLCRAGKVDIARNVMDGMQKKCEDLRPNVVSYTTLVRGYCGKGEIEDALDMLREMVGKGIKPDHITYNTIIKGLCEAQKLDMVKEILGECQVEDDARFAPDSCTFNTILSAHCHRENLDEALKVFEKMKELKVEQDSATYSTLIRALCNKKSFDKAEELLDEVYEQEILVRDKGSTPLTASYNPIFKHLCENGRTKKAERVFRQLMRRGKMDPLAFETLILGHCREGAFEDGYKLVILMLRRDLVPSIKIYESLIDGLLRKGEANLALDTLERMLRSSHLPRTSVFHRVLMELNEKGCASESAELMMLMLNNEIRPNINLSTEAVRLLLEKRMKGRAFELVKSVYEKGFVVKMGKVILFLCKDKQLLEASELLAFILKNDRDVDVEVCVAVLTGLCEARKPSEAFGLYYELLEKGVELPLSCLEELRVAFEAQGMLKEAEFVAKRIVNSQQ; from the coding sequence ATGGTTCCATTCCCTCTGAACCGCACGAAACTAACAGCAAATCCAAGACCTCAATTTCAGATTTCATATTCCACCTCACACTTCCCTCCCACTCTCAAACATCTATTCAGCAAGCCGCCCACCGCCGTCGCGAATGAAGTCGACGCGCCGCCTCAGAATGCAAATCCTGTCAAAAGCAAGAAAGCCCGAACAATGTCCGGGCTCATCAACACCACTCCCTGGTCCGCCCACCTCGAAGCCCGCCTCTCAGCCCTCGCCCCTCTCTCTCAGACCACCTTCTTCCAAACCCTCCGCCGCCTCAAAACCCCCTCCAAAGCCCTCCGCTTCTTCAACTGGGCCCAAGACTCGGGCTTCGCCCACAACCACCACTCCTACTTCATGATGCTGGAAATCCTCGGTCGGGCCCGGCACCTCAACCCGGCCCGAAACTTCCTCCTATCGATACCCAAGAAGTCCGGCAACACTGTCCCGCTCACTGATAAGTTCTTCAACAGCTTGATTCGGAGCTACGGCGACGCCGGCCTTCTCCATGAATCCATCAAGGTATTCGAGGCCATGAAATCAATGGCCGTTTCCCCCTCTGCTGTCACATTCAATAGCTTGTTCTTGATCTTGCTCAAAAGGGGGCGGGTGGGGAAGGCCTACCAACTGTATGATGAAATGCTTAGCACGTTTGGGGTGAAGCCCGATTCATGCACCTTCAACGTCTTGATTAGAGGCTTCTGCAAGAACTCCATGGTTGATGAGGCCTTCAGATTCTTCAGGGAGATGGATAAGTTTGAGTGCGAGCCGGATTTGGTGACCTACAACACGATTCTTGATGGATTGTGTAGGGCGGGGAAGGTTGATATTGCGCGTAATGTGATGGATGGTATGCAGAAAAAGTGTGAGGATTTGAGGCCAAATGTTGTTAGCTACACCACTTTGGTGAGAGGGTATTGTGGGAAGGGAGAGATTGAAGATGCATTGGATATGTTGAGGGAGATGGTTGGTAAAGGGATTAAGCCTGACCATATCACTTATAACACCATCATAAAAGGGCTTTGTGAAGCTCAGAAGTTGGATATGGTGAAAGAGATTTTAGGGGAATGCCAAGTAGAGGATGATGCAAGATTTGCTCCTGATTCGTGTACTTTTAACACGATTTTGAGTGCTCATTGTCACAGGGAGAATTTGGATGAGGCATTGAAGGTTTTTGAGAAGATGAAGGAGCTGAAGGTTGAGCAGGATTCAGCTACGTATAGCACCCTCATACGCGCCTTGTGCAACAAGAAGAGTTTTGACAAGGCAGAGGAGTTGCTGGATGAGGTGTACGAGCAGGAGATTTTGGTGCGTGATAAAGGCAGCACGCCTCTCACTGCATCATACAATCCGATCTTTAAGCATTTGTGTGAGAATGGAAGAACTAAAAAGGCTGAGAGAGTGTTTAGGCAGCTCATGAGGAGAGGGAAAATGGACCCTCTTGCTTTCGAAACTCTAATCTTGGGCCACTGTCGAGAAGGGGCATTTGAGGATGGATACAAGCTCGTGATCTTGATGCTTAGAAGAGACTTGGTGCCAAGCATCAAGATCTATGAGTCGTTGATTGATGGCTTGTTGAGAAAAGGGGAGGCGAATCTTGCTCTCGACACTTTGGAGAGGATGCTGAGAAGCTCTCATCTCCCGAGGACATCTGTGTTCCATCGTGTTCTTATGGAACTCAATGAAAAGGGCTGTGCAAGTGAATCTGCAGAACTGATGATGCTAATGTTGAACAATGAGATCAGACCGAATATCAATCTCTCAACTGAAGCAGTCCGTTTGCTGTTGGAGAAGAGGATGAAGGGCCGAGCATTCGAGCTTGTGAAAAGTGTGTATGAGAAGGGCTTTGTTGTGAAGATGGGAAAAGTGATTTTGTTCCTTTGCAAGGATAAGCAGTTGTTGGAAGCATCTGAGCTGCTGGCGTTTATCCTGAAGAACGACCGGGATGTCGACGTGGAGGTGTGCGTTGCGGTTCTAACGGGTCTTTGTGAAGCTCGGAAGCCGAGTGAGGCGTTTGGGCTTTACTATGAATTGCTTGAGAAAGGTGTTGAGCTGCCTTTGAGCTGCCTTGAAGAGTTGAGAGTTGCGTTTGAAGCTCAAGGAATGTTGAAGGAAGCTGAATTCGTTGCAAAGAGAATTGTGAATTCGCAGCAGTGA